One Mycolicibacterium fortuitum subsp. fortuitum genomic window carries:
- a CDS encoding DUF3180 domain-containing protein: protein MGPTRKRDLAGGVLVVAIVGYLLVGVLYRWFPPLTIWTGLSLLAVAIIEAGWAFYVRAKINDGEIGVGAGRLHPLAVARSVVIAKASAWVGAIVAGWWIGVLVYLLPRRGELRVAGEDTPGAAVAAVSALALVVAAVWLQHCCKSPEEPPDNGDTATE from the coding sequence ATGGGCCCGACCCGCAAGCGTGACCTGGCCGGCGGGGTACTCGTGGTAGCCATCGTCGGCTACCTGCTGGTGGGCGTGCTCTACCGGTGGTTCCCGCCGCTGACGATCTGGACCGGGCTCTCGCTGCTCGCCGTGGCGATCATCGAGGCGGGCTGGGCGTTCTACGTGCGGGCCAAGATCAACGACGGGGAAATCGGGGTGGGCGCGGGGCGGCTGCACCCGCTCGCGGTGGCCAGGTCGGTCGTGATCGCCAAGGCCTCGGCCTGGGTTGGTGCCATCGTCGCGGGCTGGTGGATCGGGGTGCTGGTCTACCTGTTGCCGCGGCGCGGCGAACTGCGGGTCGCCGGTGAGGACACCCCCGGCGCAGCGGTGGCGGCCGTCAGTGCCCTGGCGTTGGTCGTCGCCGCGGTCTGGTTGCAGCATTGCTGCAAGTCGCCCGAGGAACCGCCGGACA
- the folK gene encoding 2-amino-4-hydroxy-6-hydroxymethyldihydropteridine diphosphokinase translates to MTSTVLSIGSNIGDRLARLQSVVDGLGTAVRAVSPVFETDAWGGVEQSPFLNAVLLADDPGLDCHGWLRRGQQLEQEADRVREQKWGPRTLDVDLVTCHDGDVEVISRDEVLTLPHPLAHLRAFVLIPWLAVDPDATLTVVGRTRRVAHLLEEIDPAERAGVRPTDLALDFRAEPAGD, encoded by the coding sequence GTGACTTCCACGGTGCTCTCGATCGGGTCGAACATCGGCGACCGGCTGGCCCGGTTGCAGTCGGTGGTCGACGGTCTCGGAACCGCCGTTCGCGCGGTGTCGCCGGTGTTCGAGACCGACGCCTGGGGTGGAGTCGAGCAGAGTCCGTTCCTGAACGCGGTACTGCTCGCCGACGATCCGGGCCTGGATTGCCACGGCTGGCTGCGCCGCGGCCAGCAGCTCGAGCAGGAAGCCGATCGGGTCCGGGAGCAGAAGTGGGGCCCGCGCACCCTCGACGTCGACCTGGTCACCTGCCACGACGGTGACGTGGAGGTGATTTCCCGCGACGAAGTTCTGACGCTGCCGCATCCGCTGGCCCACCTGCGCGCTTTCGTTCTCATCCCGTGGCTGGCGGTGGACCCGGACGCCACCCTGACGGTCGTCGGCCGGACACGGCGGGTGGCGCATCTGCTCGAGGAGATCGACCCGGCCGAACGGGCCGGGGTCAGGCCCACCGATCTGGCGCTGGATTTCCGCGCAGAACCGGCGGGCGACTGA